Proteins from a genomic interval of Papaver somniferum cultivar HN1 chromosome 4, ASM357369v1, whole genome shotgun sequence:
- the LOC113272031 gene encoding uncharacterized protein LOC113272031: protein MEVTKSNCSNNILLTQRKYTLELLEKTAMLDCKPSPTLVSSGTRVSLHAGELLPNPSDYRSIICALQYLTLTRPDITFVVNFASQFLHAPTYEHMILVKRILRFVKSSLGYGITIRSGDITTISGYSDSDWDGYPDSRRSTSGYCVFVVSTLVSWQSKKQPTVSQSST from the coding sequence ATGGAGGTTACTAAGTCCAACTGCAGCAATAATATACTTCTCACACAAAGAAAATACACTCTTGAACTGCTTGAGAAGACTGCCATGCTCGACTGCAAGCCTTCCCCCACACTTGTTTCAAGTGGCACAAGAGTATCTCTTCATGCTGGTGAGTTACTTCCAAATCCATCTGACTATAGAAGCATTATTTGTGCTCTTCAGTACTTAACACTTACCAGGCCAGATATCACCTTTGTCGTTAACTTTGCATCACAGTTCCTTCATGCACCTACCTATGAACATATGATTCTAGTCAAGAGGATATTGCGATTTGTCAAATCCTCACTAGGGTATGGTATAACCATAAGATCAGGTGACATTACCACTATCTCTGGTTACTCAGACTCTGATTGGGATGGTTATCCTGATTCGCGAAGATCAACATCTGGCTACTGTGTTTTTGTCGTCTCTACACTTGTTTCATGGCAGTCCAAGAAACAACCAACTGTCTCTCAATCCTCCACATAA
- the LOC113272030 gene encoding F-box/kelch-repeat protein At3g06240-like, whose product MDVRILGACNGLICFGVLVDKKTSIFIWNPTTGEFKEIQHCDFHINSSEPFIAGFGYDTKTGDYKMVRIEDNKKSDYCEFEVYTFGLQSEKTVHAFYHEFPNDIALRGIFLNGSLHWINNYPRSLGTSNYIISFDIGNEKLIDVPLPEKSIVHPEPEDNNPEPYMKVGALEGFLSLFLVDEKKVRAEVWVMQDYGVRQSWTKLFTTTQETFTMYAFFCMPMMSLKTGEILMYICDGFVLCDE is encoded by the coding sequence ATGGATGTTAGGATTTTGGGTGCTTGTAATGGTCTCATTTGCTTTGGTGTTTTGGTTGATAAAAAGACTAGCATTTTTATTTGGAACCCAACAACTGGAGAATTCAAGGAAATACAACATTGTGATTTTCATATAAACTCCAGCGAACCTTTTATAGCCGGGTTCGGTTACGATACCAAAACTGGAGATTACAAGATGGTAAGAATTGAGGATAACAAAAAATCTGATTACTGTGAATTTGAAGTATATACATTTGGATTACAATCGGAAAAAACTGTTCATGCTTTCTATCACGAGTTTCCAAATGATATAGCACTTCGTGGTATTTTTCTTAATGGATCTCTTCATTGGATAAACAATTATCCACGCAGCCTAGGTACCTCTAATTACATAATCTCTTTTGATATTGGTAATGAGAAACTGATAGATGTGCCGTTGCCAGAAAAAAGTATAGTACATCCCGAACCAGAAGATAACAACCCGGAACCATATATGAAGGTAGGAGCATTGGAAGGCTTCCTTAGTTTATTTTTAGTCGATGAGAAGAAGGTCCGAGCTGAAGTATGGGTAATGCAGGACTATGGAGTGAGACAATCTTGGACTAAATTATTCACCACCACTCAAGAAACATTTACCATGTATGCATTCTTCTGTATGCCGATGATGTCACTCAAAACCGGTGAGATTCTGATGTATATCTGTGATGGTTTCGTTTTATGCGacgaatga